A region of the Pelecanus crispus isolate bPelCri1 chromosome 1, bPelCri1.pri, whole genome shotgun sequence genome:
ATTCTTCAGCATATAAGTGTGTGAGAAATCATATAAAAAACTAAATCAAAATATTCTGTGGAATGTAGTGCACTGAAACACTTCATTAATGTCTTTGCAGCTGTAAAACTTTGGACACATCTATTTGAAAACTGATtcccattttaatttcatttattagtTGCAATAGGAAGCTAGGAATACAAGAGAGACAGATTTGTTGTTTATAGTTTGTTGAAATCCATGTGTAGAATGTCTTATCCCAGACGGATACATCCAACTATGTCTACCTGCAATTTTGTATTATCCTTAAAATTCCAGTTCTTTTTGCAGGAGAGAGAGttggaggggcgggggggggtggaggtTGTGTGTGTTTCTATTTCTGTGGTACTTTGTACACTTTTTACACTTCATACAAATCCCATTATGAACTATTTAGACAAAGACTTTGATAATACTTTGTTAGTTCTGACAAATAGAAACCGAGAATCTACTGACTATTGAGTCAGGTGTATTAACAAATACCCAAAATAGATAAGATGACCATGATAAGTTTAGCTACTGTAAgtattttgggggggagggggggggggaaaattatgttttgtcttttctcctcTATGCCCAGGGATGGTTCTACAGAAACGTTGCTGTTTCAAAGAATCACTTTATTCATATATACCCCTTTAAGTGTGCATGTATTTACAAGGTAGTTTATACAGCTAAATGGATACAGTGTAAGGAATAAAATCTTCTTTTAGGAGAAATTCAGTAACAGCTCTGGGTCCTGTTGCAGTGGTATTTCTCTGGTGATTATCTTGGCTGTCAGGATTAAAAACTGTGATCTTTAGTAGGAGAGTCTTTAGCTTGGAAACAGGATGAGGAAATGACAGAATCCAGAGCTGAGCAATCTGGGTCTAggtttttggaaacaaaaaatgtaaaaggaaataGTTTGTTTGCAAACTTGATAGTTTTAAAGTTTCAGGATACATAGAACAGCAGTTCCTCATATCAACTTAGGTCCAAGATTTTAAAGATTCTCGTTCTGAGTGTGTAGCTTTTGGGCAAGAGAGAAATCTAAGCTGTTACAGAGTTATGGGTGATGAGTTTGACAGGTTGGATCAGTGATTTGCTTACAGTtgaacagattattttaaaagtaaaataaagtacGAGGGTTGTTTGAGAGGAGTGATTAACACATTCATATTCCACAGGAAACTAGATAGAGGCATATCAAGGCTCTTGACATGCCAGTGTTCATAAATGCAGCTTCTTTCTATTAACCCCCACATCACCATTTGCAGTGTCCCTGCCTGTTTTCCTCCAGCTTGACTGATGTCTCTTTGATTTACTTTGTAGGGTTGATATAAGCTGATATTCCTAGTGGCAGGTGCTTGCCTCAATTATAGACACCTGACTTCAGactcacagaaatatttgttgaTAAGGTCAAGTGCCAATGTTAGTTTAATACTGTAGTGTGATACATGAATTTTAAAGTGTACCTTCTTAGAATCAAAATCTGAAGGAAACACAGTGAAGAGAATGACCTGAttttgaagggaagaaaagtacCAGCACCTGAAATCAGCTTTCTTCAGTTGTTGACTAAACTTCTCTGAAATCATGATACATTGAATTAACTGGTTCTGAAGGAAATTCTGACCTTCAGTGATGCAGAGGAGCCCAGGTGATCTGATGCCAATGGAATATTAGATCTGGTTTGGGTACTGCCAGATGTTAGGATCAGAGGGAGGGGTGGTTACCTGTATCACTTAGACATTCTTACAGAGTGTATTTGAGCATCTAACTGTCTTGCATGAGATCATGAAGAGGTAGCAGGTGCCCACAGTGTTTTAAAGAGGAGTGGTAGCCTACATGATGTACAACTTGTGTGATGTGTTTGTATgtacctttttgttttgttttcataggCTCCAGTGTTCATTGTTTATATACAGACATTGTATGTTAGCTATTGTCTgtgtttcatattttgaaatgctgtataaaatgtgtttgtgttgATTTCAAACATTTCTGACAGTTTCAAGTATTCTtaccagttttgtttctttgcagctttttctgCACAAGCGAATCAGCTCTTTACTCCTCATGGTTCTAATCCTTCAACACCTGCTGCTACTCCAGTCCCTACCCCATCACCTGTCAAGGCAATAAGCCATCCATTAGCACCTGCAACTCCACTCATATCTGGGATGAACATGTCTACCCCTGTCCTTCCTGTTTTCCCAGGACAGGTCTCCTCTTCCATCCATACATCTCAGCCATCCACCCCAACCCCTACTGTCATCAAATCCCTTTCATTGCCTGGTGTTCCTGTCACATCTGTTCACAGTGCAACCTCTACCCCTATCCCTGCAGTTTTTTCTGGGCTGGCTTCTATACCCACTGCTACGCCAGCTCCGCAAGGTTCTTCCACACCATGTGCCACACCTGCGCCTAGTGAAGCTTTCGCTTCTGCTACTGCACCATTTGCTGGCCTCCCGTTCTCTGCAACCTCTTCAATTGCTTCTGCTAATAATCCCACTCCATTGTCATCAGTTTTTGCTGGCCTCCCTTTGTCCTTGCCTCCCAACGCCCAAGGGATTTCTAGTCCTGTTCCATCTACAATTGCTAATTCTCCTGCCACTACCATTCCTGGTTCACTTAGCTTGCCTAACCCAATTTTGTCTGTCTTAAAGGGATTTCTGACATCAAATGACACTTCATTAATCAATTCATCTGCTTTACCTTCTGCTATGACAAGTGAGCTTGCTACTTTATCTGCTCTTGCTACCCAAAGCTCTGACCCTCCCACTTCCTCTGTCAACAAATGTTATACTCCATCAGCCACCCCCACCCACAATGTTCCTCCACACCTGGGCTGGCCATTTTTCCAGGTCTTCCATCCCCATCTGTGGCCAATTCTAGTTCCACTCCTCCAACATTGCCTGCACAGTCACCTTTAACCACTTCACCATCGATTATGCCAGTCAACTGTGGCTCATCAGCCTCCCTCTTGCATGGCACAAGCCCTACTAATCCTGATCAGCAGCTCTCATCAGCCCCAGCTGCCACAAGTATCCCAGTTCTGGTCAAAACAGAACCCATGAGTCCTACCCTCTCAGCCTTCAAAGGTCCTTCTCATTCAGCTGGCCCTTCTCATGGCACTATAGGACTGTCAGCGCTTGGGCGTGCATACACCTCAGCAGCTTCAGTGCCAGTCAGTTTACCCAGTTCCCTGAATCCAGCGCTATCAGGTCTCTCCTCTTTGAGTGCTCCTCTAAACAATTCCAGTTCTCTGGCCTCCATTTCCCTTGCCCCACatggctcctctgctcccatTCCTCCTGTGTTCAATGGACTTCCACCTTTTACGTCTCTAACCAGTAACTTTGCTTTTACTGGTAATCCAGCACTTACGCCACCCGTCACTCTCCCAGGGTCTTTGTTAGCTACTCCGTCTACAACCGCTTCAGCCGTGTCTGCCCCTCATGTGAGTTCCTCTGCCGCCGTTCTCTCAGGACTCGCCGCCTCAGCAACAGTCTCTGCTCCACCCTTCTCGCTTAACTTGTCCAGTGCTgtcccttcccttttttctgttgCCCAGGGACCTCTGGGATCATCAAACCCATCCTTCCCTGGTTTTCCTGTCTCTAACACACCCTCTGTCACTCCTGctctcccttctttccctgGCCTCCAGGCATCTTCTGCAGTAGCAGCAGTTGCACCGTTGCCGGCAGCTGCCACAGCCCCATCTCCGGCTCCGGTCCTGCCAGGGTTTGCCTCGGCCTTTAGCTCAAACTTCAACTCTGCACTTGTTGCACAGGCTGGgtatgtttctgtttctgaaggagGTCAgaaccatttctttttctcttgagcAAAACTGATTTTACTTTAGGCGTAGACATTATTTTCATTCATAGTTAGTAattacagttaatttttaaagttagttCACCCGTAGATTTCCACCTGTCTTTAGAAACTGATAGAGTAGTTACTAAATAGGTTGTCCTCAGTAGTCCCCAGTACGACAGTCTAATCCAGTGAGGTGCTGAGTGATCTTACTTGCCAGATGAGGATACTTGGCACCTCCTAGGCTTTTACAAGAATGGATTCCACGTGGGCATCCATTGACACATCCAGGTAATAGCAGACAATATCTTAGATGTTCCTATGTTTTAAAGAAGTACGCAGCATTAACTTTTGTCTGTGaagttttttttgtgtgcaaacTGTAGGCACAGCCGAGGTACAAAAATTTCTGAGTTCCCTTCTTGGGTGTGCTCCAGACAGTCTTGGTTTGTGTGTGCATGAATAATCTGTAGGTGGGTAGAGACTGGGCTTCTGTTTGGAAATTCTGGCCTTTATGAGGTTTAGAAAAAGAGGTGCTTTTCTAATTTATATAGACATAAGCTTATAGAAAGAGAAGCATAGGATAAAACATGGTGCAGATATTCCTAATAATAGCCGTATCTTGACATTCTTTCAGCTTGACTTCTGGACTACAGACACCGGGAAATGCAGTTTTTCCTGGTCTTTTATCTCTCCCTGGTATCCCTGGCTTTCCCCAAAGTGCCGCACAATCTTCCTTACAGGAATTGCAGCATAGTGCGGCTGCACAGTCAGCACTACTACAGGTAACTATTTATTAATACTATTAAAACAAATAGACCTATTTGTTAATACTATTTTGCTTCCAGTAATGGTTTGAGCATGTACTTGCGTGTTAACTTATGGGGATTAGTTTAAGTCAGTAAATGATTAAAACCCCTAACCTGTTTGAGAACTGATTACAAGGATGATGATAAAGAACAACTCATATTCATATTAACTTCTTACTCAAGGCCAATGTACAATGCTTCTGGACATCATGAATGCGATTAAACCCTTTTTGAAAACTCCTTGTAAAATGGGGaggagtgaaagaaaaaagaaaagacatgcAAGTGAAATTTTTGCCAGGTTTGTGTTAAATCTAATGAACTGACCACGTAGTGGCAAAATTTGTGCTCAGTTCCAGTCTGACATTTTAATACTTAAAGATTTCTGTGGAAAACCACTTTGTTGTGAGTTATGTGCCTCTCTACACATGCAATCAGATTGTCTTGAATTTGTGTCTGCTGTGGTTGTGCCTTTCTCTTGATAGTTCCCACAAATACAATTGTAATATAAACTTGAGGGGGCTTTAGGTAATGTGTAGTTGCATCATCTCTCTTGTCAATGAAACAACTTTTTCAGTCATTAACCTATGTAAGTTAACTGAAACTATCATCAGAGTTTGTATTTAGATGTTTAGGTTTAGACATTTAGGTTGCCTTTTGTTAAAAATGGCCTCTGTACAGATTAAAGATTCTGGGAGAAGATTTGTCCTTCTCTACAAGATACTAAAAGAGGCAGTTGAGTGTcttgaaataatgttttctctcttctgtgacACATCACTTTTTGAAATGGAGCATGTGGCTAAGTACTGTTCAATATGCAGAATGTTTTCAGATACCTTGAACATTGGGAAATAGATCGGAAGAAGCAAATTACTTAATCTaggccatgctgcttttgctgctcaggaatttatttattctgtagaAATCTATGTACGCAGATTGCATTGAGGAAATGTCACTTTTCTTGTTTACAAGTTCCAATCACTAAAATGAACACTTAGCTACTCAAGcaatgaagagaaaggaagttCAAAGTCAGTAAATACTACAGCTCCTGATTAACCTATGGCTTCCAAATCAGCTGTGGCTTACTCCACTGGAAAGGAAATGCCATTAACGcttcttcatttttcctcttaatcCAACTGCTTTCCTCATTCTCTGGTGTTTCAGAGCAATAGTTGCACTACAGTTTAACATCTGCGTATAGATGCATTGctcatttctgtgctttgcatACTTCAGATTATACTTCATTTGTTTTGGCTTCAGTAGGACTGGTATTGTGCCTGAAATTTTGCTTGatttagatttttgtttgtttctttgtttttatcagTGCTGTTTCCTAacttcttctcttccttgaaGGCAcattctgcttctgctctggaGAACTATACAGCTCAGCCTGAAGGTTTTGCTAACTATCCGTCAACACCAGGAACACCATTTTCATTGCAGACAAGTCTGCCCCAGAGTGGATGGCAATAAATACcagacatttttaaagactgcAGTGGTTGCTTGACAGAGCCTGATCCTATTCACTTTGAAGGCTGTCTCCGTGTTAGTGGGGGCATGGTCTGAATTGGGGAAGGACGGGGAAAACATGAGGGTAAAATGATTCCAGGAGGCTGTGTCAGATGTCAAACCTAATTCATGATTGCATTTAATTGATTCAGGGTCTGATCCTGTGAATTGCTGAGCATCCTTGACTCTCCTTTTAGCTTATGAGTTGAATGTTTGGTGTCTTACAGGATCAGGAACATTCGAACAGACGTTTATGTAAATAGAGCAATTGGCTGTCAAACTGAATGGGGAGAACAAGTATACTTAATAGTGTGTATAAGCACCTATCCTTCTGTTATGTTTTGTATGGTATATGTGGTGAATATAGAATGAGATCTAGACTGAAACTAGATACTTAAAGCTGTAGACGATCTTTCGCCTAGATGCACACTTCTTGTGTGTGCATAGATCAAGGTCAGTTTATGGTTCTTTGGATCTTTTCTTCCTATGTGTGAGGATCTCCTGTTAGCATCAGCAGTATGGTAAGGGGAGGCTAGAtcagaggggtgggggggggttcTTACGCTTTGAAATATTGGCATGGGCTTGCTGCTGAATTGAGTACTCCTTTGTCTGAGTCTGAACAGGAGAGCTAGGAAATGGTGCTGTACTGTATTTGGGTAGAAGTGGATTATGTTTTACTGGAGTATGGTTTAGCTAGCTGAGAAAAGTAcataaaagaattttaatttgccTCTAAAATAATGTTCCATAAcattctccctccccctgcccgccctgAACGAAAAAAATTGTACTGCGGATAGGCTGCCTATCCAGCACTTTTGACTGCAGACTTTTGTGAATGTTTACAGACATGGGTCAAGTTCTTCTCTCCCTTATACTCATAAACTCACTGGTTCTCTGTACACTTTTCAGCTATAAACCACGACTTGATGGTGCTTATGTTACCCTCTGAATATAAGTGGGAGCAGAATTTGGACCAtggtttttttagtatttttccttggaaaatgtACATGATTTTAAAGGCATATAGCTAAATTAACTGTATTGGTTAGGAAGGGTTATGATGCAGCATATAGAAAGGTCTTGCTTTGTTAGTGAAGTTCAGTTGTGCACTCTTCTAATAATGTTAGTTCCTGTGGCAATGTGTAACACATCATTGAATATCATCTATTTAAGATACACTCTCGATCATGTTCTAGAGACAATAGAGATGAATGATATTCAATCCTGTGATTGAATTAAAACGTAGAGGATACTATACTGTAGAAAAGCTCTGCACCTagagttttacttttttaaagatgaattcTGCTGGGAgatgttgctaatgtattttctttcaagatgtGAACAAACTTTTTTAGAACATTAATGGAAATTCCTGTATTGGTTTTtaacacaattttttaaaataaaaagtttacaGTCATGGCAAAAAGGCTTTGCTGACTATTTACGTATTTGCCTAAAATACAGATGAATAAACTTGTTTTTACTAAGACACTTGCTAATGTTTGATCTTGCTTATGCTGTTTCTTTATGATGCAGAATTGTTTACTGAATTATAAAATTGGCTTCCTAAAGAGTGGCAATAGAAATATCCTATGAAGTGTTTagataaaaaatttaaatagtgTCCTCGATATTTTGTCAGTAATTGGGTAGTCttgcattttaataataaaatttacatATTACTTTAAATCTAAAGATAAAAACATACTgcacttttacttttttttattattattattttgtgaaACCTGTTGAATTCTAATGATTCTCCACTctgaactgcttttaaaatcagtgcCTTATATCTTGACTTAAGAAATCTGTGGAAGAAATCTCCACTGTCTTTCATTATACTTTCCTTCTCATTCTTTTCAGGACTTGTTTTTTTGTAGATTTGTAGGTCaactggagaaggagaaaataaaaatacaggtatCCTATCAAGAGCAAATTGGCTTTTGTCCCATAGATGTGAATGTGTAGTTCAAAGTCAGTAAGCATGTTGTAACCTTACTGACATGCTGAGTTTGATCTCCAATTTGAGTCCTAGTTTCCCCATCAAGCAATCAAAGTTTAAACTAATTCATGTTGTAGTCAAAACCAAATACCAGCCATCAGCTCTTGTGCAGTGTTTTATCAAAAAGTAAGCAGTTTGTAtgtctgtttctgaaaacatctgTTGAATGGTCATGGGGTGTGGgttgttggttttcttctgtctgaACATTAGACAACTCAAAAATGCCTGAGAGACTGTGAAGCCCTGTTTCTCCAAATGAAAACAGGTGAGAAGTAGTGAATATCCACTGTATTAAATGCTATTCTCCTGAAACAATGTACTTGCTAAGCAGTGTCTAGCCACTTTACCCAGAAAAGAGTATTTCATGCACAGCTGGTGTAGTTTTACATAGAAGCTCATCACCAACGTTAGACAAGTGAGCAAACAGGTTAAGAAGCGTAAACTGTCAAGCTTTTTGTCTAGCTAGAATGGGCTCTTTGGTTCTTACTGAATTGTGTTGAGCAGGATTTTGTAAATTGAACTTTCCAGTGGTTAGGATTAAGGTAAGTTtcaatttcttaaatatttctcctgatgtaaaactgttttttattgatttttttctcttcaggaaTAAAGTCTCTGTTCTGCATTGCAGCAAACTCCTGTGACCCAGCCTTGGAATTTCTGAAGGGGGTGATTTGTCCTGAGTTCTTTCATGCTTACTTGagcaccatttttaaaaagccaaggaaaagTCTGCTCCTGAGGCAAATCATGCGGGATCTTACACTGAGCCTGTTCTGGGAAAGGGCAGTTTCAGTATGACTTAATTCTGGACTAACTATGATTTTTCCGTTGCGCAAGTTGCCTATTACTGCTATATTTCAGCTCTGTTGACAGACTGCAAAGATAAGGTGTAGTGAAatgttctttgaaataaaatctttatttgTAACAACTAAGAACGTATTTGGATTGTGTTTGCAAATACcagtttcagtatttctttcaaGTGCTTTCATTGCAGCTGTAGTGAATATGAGTGAAGCGGCAATTTTCtgtcctcttcttcctctgattTGCAAGTGACTGTTGTGAGTTTGGCTGGGCATAGAAGGAAACTTGGCATGGTATGAATGTTCTTGCTTTCTTGCAAATTGCCTTCCTTTCTGGATTGAGATGGGAGTGATCCCTTTGATTGACTGTCTCTCATATTTACTCATGCTCTAGCGAAGTGTAGCCCAACGGGTGTCTCCTGTCATCTCTCCATCTTCAGTTATTGAAAGCTGAAGCCATTTTTGCGAGGAGGAGGAGCAATATGGGGATGTTCCTACAAGCCAAAGGATGGTACTGTTAATCTCTATGTCCTGTCCCTTACAAGTTTGATCTGGGGGaagggaatcatagaattgtttagattggaaaagacctttaagatcatcaagtccaaccattaacctaacactaccaggtccaccactaaaccaattaagggtaaagtaataattaatttcatgtttcctggcttggtggctggattattttttaatgaaagtaaaactagaatagaatcattaaggttggaaaggacttctaagatGACAAGCCTGAAGCAGATAGGCTAGTGTTTATTTTGCGGGTAGAATTCAGGGCCAGGAAAGGACTAGACTGAGAAATCTTTAGGGAGTGGCCAAAGTCCAGTGCATAGGAAGGAAAGTATTATGGGCCTAAAAAGGTCGGAAAAAGACAAACTGAAACCTACAGCTTTGTTACATGCAAATCTCACGTGAGGACTGCCTGATGACTGTTCTGATACCTTTGGGATTGACGCTTTTTAGAAATGGTAGTGTGTAAGAATTCCCGTTCTGGTTTTAACAAACTTTGAAGTCGGTGCTTGGTCTGTAAGGATTAAGTCTCTGCAACTGGATGATGAGATAAGGTGCCATTTGCAAGTGGCGCAGTTGGTGCAGAGAGCTGTTGGAGAACGGCCTGCTTACAGTAAGCACCTAATCATAGTGCCTGACCTGAGCCTTTGTGCTGCTTTCGGAATAGAAGTTGAAGGCTTCGGCTACATCAGCACACTGCGGAAATAGCTGCACTGCCACCGACCCGCACCACATTCATCTAATGTTTCTAAGTCATAAGTCCTGCTGAAGTGGCCTTGGACACAAACTGGTTCTCTTTGTGGTACTGCTCTGTGACGCAGGGCTGCGCTAGGCTGTTCAGCACCAGTGAACTTGCAGCTTATAAATTGCTTTGCCCCAGAGCCCTCGTGTATTTTCTTCTCCGAGTGTTTTATAGCACTTTGGGGCATGAGTTACCCACATGCCCTGGTATAACCCCAAGGAGAAAGGATTAAGATTGCCCTGCCTTTGACTTCAAATTTTTGAAACGGGGAATAAAAGTGCAGCTGAAGTTAACACAGAGAAACGAATAGAGTGATGTTCccaaacataaaagcaaaacaccatCTGCTTTAGTCACCTTTCAAGGGATATATTTACAAGCACCTCAGGGAATTCTTAACAAAGAGCAGGGAGCAATTATTTCTGTTAGATTTTAATGCTTTGCTCATCTATCTGATGGTGTAAGTGGCTGTGTAGATTGTGGCATTCAAATGGCTTGgattaaagttattttcaataaaattgagttgctctaaaattaaaaaaaataaagatgttggGGTAGTTTTGCATGTTAtgttttttacttctgaaataattaaagcacatttttctttgaactgtTCACCCGTGCTGCCCTAGTAGTAGGCATCTGTCCTGAACAGGTTTGATCTTACAGCTCAGCATGAGAAACCAAATAACTaggaaaatgctaaaaattacttcaaatgGATGTTGTCCCATATTTGGGAGGGTATTGCAATGAGCGTGTCAATCCCAGTTTTGCAAGCTGATTGTGCTTATGGTTTTCATTGTGATTTAAAACATCCATTCAATGGTGTAGTTTCCTCTCTGTGAAGCTGAAAAGGGATTCTCTGGGAAGCAGTCAGCTTTGAATGACCCATCTGGGGCCAAATGTGATTACTGGCAGGGATGAAGACTTAAGTGAAATGAAGCTGGAGCCAGATCTTCAAAGATATTCTGGATGATGGATGCCCACAGAAAACAGCTATATAATTAATGCAGCTGTGTATCAAACTCATAAATTACATGCGAAAAGccatctctcattttttttctcaagtaaCAAGCAACAGATTTGTGTCCTTTCAGAAGGCTGCTGTGTGATGCTGCAGCCTTCAGAAAAACGGCTTAGTCTGAAATGCTATGCTTGGTTTGACTGTCAAAAAgtgttttgtgaaaaatattcttactgGGGAAAATGTTAAGACTTTGGAGCTGAAATGCTTCTGTGGTTTTTAGGTTATCTAGCACAACAGGGTTCAACCTACTGTGATGCACAGTATCAAGAAGTGTGTGATGAGCTATTCTACACAGCACGGGCACCTCACCTGGAGGATTTTTTATGTTTCTAGTGTTTGAGATCTGAACAGTAGCTGAGGCCCATATTAAGAGGTGTACAGCAGAGGAGCAGTCCTCAATCTGTACCCTCTGGCTTTATAGAagcatttaggttggaaaagacccttaagatgatttgagtccaaccataaacccgacactgccaaatccaccactaaaccatgtccgtAAGTGCCAcctctacatgtcttttaaatacctggGGGGATGGTGACCCcgccgcttccctgggcagcctgttccaatgcttgacaacccttttggtgaagaaatttttcctactatccaatttaaacctcccctggcacaacttgaggctgtttcctctcatcctatcacttgttacttggcagaagagaccaacatccagcttgctacaacctcctttcaggtagctgtagagagagataaggtgtcccctgagcctcctttgctccaggctaaacaaccccagttccctcagccgctcctcataggacttgttttctctttatcttctcttcctgtcttgttcttgtttttttctctctggtgaCAGATGTTACTGATTCATAGGAACAACTTGCATCTTGGATTTTGTGGGGTGTAAAACCAGCTGGGCCAAGTGCATCCCCAGCCAGTAGACAGCCACAGAAGACCATGGGGTTACATCAGAGACAGCCCTGATCCACGAGACTTTGTTTTTGGAAACATCCCCTCCTCACCAGGTTAATACTCCCAGAGGGCTCTCGTACAAGTGGGGATCTCTCCTTCTCTCACCCTGCCCCTCTCTTCAGTGCCTGGCATGAGTGCTGTGCCGTTTCAAGGTATGGTGCTGTCTTGTCTGTGAGGCTATCAGAGCTCCCCTCGAATGGGATGGATCCCCAGAAAGAGACGcccaagaaaaacaaca
Encoded here:
- the PROSER1 gene encoding LOW QUALITY PROTEIN: proline and serine-rich protein 1 (The sequence of the model RefSeq protein was modified relative to this genomic sequence to represent the inferred CDS: inserted 1 base in 1 codon), with translation MDKKSFETVLDEIRKAVLTEYKLKAIEYVHGYFSSEQVVELLRYFSWAEPQLKAIKALQHKIVAVPASKMVNILNCFTFSKDKLIALEILASNIVDAQNYRLIEDLFRINMSEKKRCRRILEQASKTGCKAPHAMISSCGMIPGNPYPKGKPSRINGIFPGTPIKKDTEECTNEGKGIAARILGPSKPAPSTYNPHKPVPYPIPPCRPHATIAPSAYNNAGLVPMANVIAPGLPAPPPYTANQVVSENEDLSSQAKPSQNQAFSAQANQLFTPHGSNPSTPAATPVPTPSPVKAISHPLAPATPLISGMNMSTPVLPVFPGQVSSSIHTSQPSTPTPTVIKSLSLPGVPVTSVHSATSTPIPAVFSGLASIPTATPAPQGSSTPCATPAPSEAFASATAPFAGLPFSATSSIASANNPTPLSSVFAGLPLSLPPNAQGISSPVPSTIANSPATTIPGSLSLPNPILSVLKGFLTSNDTSLINSSALPSAMTSELATLSALATQSSDPPTSSVNKCYTPSATPXPQCSSTPGLAIFPGLPSPSVANSSSTPPTLPAQSPLTTSPSIMPVNCGSSASLLHGTSPTNPDQQLSSAPAATSIPVLVKTEPMSPTLSAFKGPSHSAGPSHGTIGLSALGRAYTSAASVPVSLPSSLNPALSGLSSLSAPLNNSSSLASISLAPHGSSAPIPPVFNGLPPFTSLTSNFAFTGNPALTPPVTLPGSLLATPSTTASAVSAPHVSSSAAVLSGLAASATVSAPPFSLNLSSAVPSLFSVAQGPLGSSNPSFPGFPVSNTPSVTPALPSFPGLQASSAVAAVAPLPAAATAPSPAPVLPGFASAFSSNFNSALVAQAGLTSGLQTPGNAVFPGLLSLPGIPGFPQSAAQSSLQELQHSAAAQSALLQAHSASALENYTAQPEGFANYPSTPGTPFSLQTSLPQSGWQ